Part of the Gilliamella sp. wkB7 genome is shown below.
GTTCTGGTGATTCAACCATACTAATTGCTTGGTGCACATCAGGATTTAATTGAGAATCTTCCGTGCTAACAACTTCAATACCAAATTTTTTGACCGTATCTAGGAACGATTTTAATGTCAGTTCTAAGCCTTCAACGGTTGCTTGATGTTCCGGATTATTTTTATCAGTAGATAATAAAGCACGTTCTAAGTTATCAATGACGGGTAACAATTCATTTGAAAACTTTTCTAACGCAAATTTACGCGCTTTATCGACATCTTGCTCAACACGTTTACGAACATTATCAATTTCAGCACGCGCACGAATCATCGCTTCGCTTTCATTCTTTTTAGCTAATTGTAAAGCTTGTTCAAGCTCGGCAATACGAGTATCTTTTGCTTTCAATTGCTCTTCTAAATCTGGCTGCGCTGCCGCTTGTTGTTCTGTTGTTTCTTCTGCTGGGGTGTCAATGTTAGCTTCATTTTCTGACATATTTTTATCTTGTTCTGTCATAAGGTACTCCAAATGTAGTCGAAAACTTAATGAATAACGGTTATTATGGGGACAATTTTTATTATTACAAGCTTATCGAGACATTGATATATATTTTTTTTAATTTATACCGAAAAAATACAGATGTTTATAAAAAAATAAGGTAAGGATATTTTATGGTGACTCCATTTAAATGCATTGGTCTAATTGGACTTCCACGTAAATTAGAAGCAATTGAAACCCATCAAGTGCTTTATGATTGGCTTGTTAAACTCGGTATTCGTGTATTAGTAGAAGATAGATTAGCCGAATATATTCAATTCCCAGTTAGCCATTATGCTTCGTTGGAAACAATTGGTGAGCAAGCTGATTTAGCTATCGTGGTTGGTGGAGATGGCAATATGTTACGCTCAGCGCGATACTTATCTCACTATAAAATCAGAGTGATTGGCGTTAATCGTGGTAATCTAGGTTTTTTGACTGATATTTCGCATGAACAGGTAATTGAACAATTAAGCCCAGTTATTGCAGGTGAATATGTCGATGATCCGCGTTTTTTATTAGAAGTATCCATATTTGATAACGGTAAAATGATTAACTCAGGCTTTGCCGTAAACGAAATTGTGATAACTCCAAATACAGTTGCACATATGATTGATTATGATGTCTATATTAATGAACGCAATGCATTTTCGCAACGTGCTGACGGGTTAATTATTGCTACTCCGACTGGCTCAACAGCATATTCACTATCGGCTGGTGGGCCTATTTTAGCGCCCCATTTAGATGCCTTGATTATTACACCAATGTTTCCGCATTCTTTAGCGGTTAGACCATTAGTGATTAAAGGGGATAATCCTATTCATCTTAAATTCCCAACAACAGCCTTGGATTTGAATATTGCCTGTGACAGCCAAATAATTTTACCCGTAAAACCATCGCACGATGTAATTATTCGCCGTTCTTCATATGAATTTAATTTAATTCACTCAAAGGATTACGACTATTTTAATAATCTTTCAAGTAAATTAGGCTGGTCACAAAAAATGTTTTAATTAATGCATCGTTTCTGTCTTAAGTCGAATCGATTTTACTCTTCTGTTTTGATGCGGTTTATTACAATCAATTCCTATTTATGTTAGCAATAAAAGTTGTTACTTAATTAGCAAAGCTATCACATAAACTGTAACTGAAGAAAAGATAGCCGCAATGACATCATCAACCATAATACCAAAACCTCCGGGTACTCGTTTATCAAACCAACGAATCGGCCAAGGTTTTGCCATATCAAAGACTCTAAAAGCAACAAAAGCAATAGCAATCCATAAAATAGAGATTTGTGGAATAAAAAATAGGGTAATCCACATACCAACAAATTCATCCCATACTATATGTCCCGAATCATGAGTATGAGTATCATCCGACGTTTTTTGACATAAAAAACAACCAAAAATAAAAGCGACGACAATTAACACCCAATATAAATACGGTTGCAAACCATTAAATAGCAGCCAAAGTGGTATTGCCATTGCCGATCCCATCGTACCGGGCATAATAGATGACATACCAGACCCTAAACCCACCGCGAGTAAATGGATAGGATTGGTTAATTGGACATATTTTTTAAAGTCTTTATTTCGCTCTTGTTTTGTCATTATGTTAAAGGTCTTTTAGATAAAATAATGCCGACTTTAAGTCGGCAAAAAAGTTGCTTAGCAAAGCTAAGTATTTATGATTATCAACTATATTATTCGTCTTTCGCTAACGTTGCAACCATTACCGCTTTAATCGTATGGAGGCGGTTTTCAGCTTCATCAAATACGATACTGTGTTTCGATTCAAAGACGTCATCGGTCACTTCTAAGCCATTTTTTAAACCGTATTGTGCTGCCATTTGTTTGCCAACCGTGGTATTCATATCA
Proteins encoded:
- the grpE gene encoding nucleotide exchange factor GrpE, with amino-acid sequence MTEQDKNMSENEANIDTPAEETTEQQAAAQPDLEEQLKAKDTRIAELEQALQLAKKNESEAMIRARAEIDNVRKRVEQDVDKARKFALEKFSNELLPVIDNLERALLSTDKNNPEHQATVEGLELTLKSFLDTVKKFGIEVVSTEDSQLNPDVHQAISMVESPEHQSGQIVNTIQKGYTLNGRLIRPAMVIVAK
- the nadK gene encoding NAD(+) kinase, which encodes MVTPFKCIGLIGLPRKLEAIETHQVLYDWLVKLGIRVLVEDRLAEYIQFPVSHYASLETIGEQADLAIVVGGDGNMLRSARYLSHYKIRVIGVNRGNLGFLTDISHEQVIEQLSPVIAGEYVDDPRFLLEVSIFDNGKMINSGFAVNEIVITPNTVAHMIDYDVYINERNAFSQRADGLIIATPTGSTAYSLSAGGPILAPHLDALIITPMFPHSLAVRPLVIKGDNPIHLKFPTTALDLNIACDSQIILPVKPSHDVIIRRSSYEFNLIHSKDYDYFNNLSSKLGWSQKMF
- a CDS encoding phosphatidylglycerophosphatase A family protein; the protein is MTKQERNKDFKKYVQLTNPIHLLAVGLGSGMSSIMPGTMGSAMAIPLWLLFNGLQPYLYWVLIVVAFIFGCFLCQKTSDDTHTHDSGHIVWDEFVGMWITLFFIPQISILWIAIAFVAFRVFDMAKPWPIRWFDKRVPGGFGIMVDDVIAAIFSSVTVYVIALLIK